The sequence TCGCTCGAGGCGACGAGCTTCGCGCTCGACGTGATCGGCATCGACTCGTGGGAAGCCGCGATTCCGGGCTTCGATCCGGCGAAGCTGAACGACCGCGTCGCGCCGGCGTACGCGCCGGCCGGATTGAACGGCCCGTCGCAAGGTTTTGACCCGAAGGCGGTTCGGATTTCTACGTTCGAAAACGGGACCGACGGCTGGACGTTCGCCGACAACAGCAACGGCGTATCCAGCGTGTCGGGAGACGCGTACGAAGGGACGTCGGCGTTGCGGGTGACGTTCAGCGCGCTGTCCAAGATGTGGCGCGGCGCGGACTTGAAGCTGGCGTCGCCGGTCGATCTCTCGAATACGCCGGTGCTCAAGTTGGCGCTCAAAGTGCCGGGACCGCTGCCGGATCGGACGCACTATGCGAAGGTGAAGGTATACAGCGGATCTACGAGCGCGGAAGCGATCGTAGCCTTGCCGAATCCGGGCGAATGGCAATCGATCGCGGCCGACTTCCGCGACTTCCAAGGCATCGGCGCGGTGGATCGGATCAAGGTATGGATGTCTTCGCCGGCGACGACGAACTGGAACGGCTCGTTCCTGATCGACGACGTGTCGTTCGAGCGGAAGGGCGAGACGAGGGAGTCCGTCGCGAATCTCGATATTTCCGCGCGTCTCTTGGCGGACCCGCTCGGGGTCGGATCGAACATCGAAGTGACCGTTACGAATTACGACGATAAGAAGCTGTCGGGCGAAATCGCGGTGACGTCCGAGCACGCGACCTTCTCGCTTTCGGCCTTGGACGCGAATCACGTGTTGCCCGGGGAGTCGAAGACGTTCCTGCTGTCGGTCGTCGACTTCGCGCCGCCGCCCGCCGGCGGAAACGTGACGATGACGTTCACGTATCGGGAGACGGCGATAACGAAGACGATCGGCGCGGTGAAGCCGAACGGGGAAGACCAAGTGCCGAGTAACGTCGAGCTGCTGTACAACTTCGAAACCGGCTTGCAAGGCTGGGAAGCGGTCGACAATCTGGCCGGGCTCCGGACCGTAGAGACGTTCCCGAACGGCCCGACGAAGCCGATCCTCGGCAGCTATGCGCTGAACGCCAGATCCGCCGTCGCCGCGGCGACGGCATGGAAGACGGCGAAGGTTGCCCCGGAGACGGCGATCGACATGAGCGAAGCGCATACGTTCTTCTATCATATCGATTCGTACGGCGGCGTTCCGAACGCCACCTATGAGACGCGAGTCGTCTTGACCGGCGCCGACGGCACGACGCTGCAGTCTGCGCAGGCGATGCAGGCGGATCGATGGAATCGCATCGCGGTGGACGTCAGCGGCTGGGCCGGTCGAAGCGAAGTGACTTCGATCGAGATCGGCTTCCGCGCCGTAGGCAACGATCTGGCATGGAATCCCGAAATTCAATACGATTACATCGGCTTCGAAAAATAATAGTCGATCGAAAAGGGCTGTCCCAAAAGTCGTAAAATGACTTAGGGGCGGCTCCTTCTTTTTACAATCATGCTCCTAGCGGGAGGGGGTACGGGTTCCGGCCGCCACTGAACGTCGTGCAGGGGGATGGCTACCCGTTAGTAGATTTTACCCACTTTTGGGGCAGTCCTTTTTTGAATAAGAGATTGTGAAAGTCGTCACATACTTCGCTCGCTTTTGCCGGTATGATGAACCTGAGCGACGAAGAAAATTTGTTTCCGGGGGGATATCAACATGAAATGGTTCAGAGGGTTGTTGGTCGGCGGCCTCGTTATCGCCGTCTTATCCGGCTGCGGGACCAAAGAGGAAACCGCGGTTCCGGCGACGGAACCGACGGATGCGGCGACATCGGCGTCGATCGTTAACGATGCGGCTGCGTTCACGAACGCGGTCGGAGAGAAGGGGACGTGGATCATCGCCATTCTTAACGACGTCGCGGTCGATCAAGAAGTAGTAGTGGCGGGCGAATTCCGGGATAAGGGCGCCGCGGACGGCGAAATATACCGGAAGATCGCGTTGTACGCGCAAGACGCGGACCACAATATTACGGCGTCGTACACGTTGACGGTTCCGAAGCTGACGGTGAAGAGCGAGAACCTTCGCGTGCAAGGCGGAACGATTCAGGGCGACGTCGTCGTGGAAGCGGCCGGCTTCCATCTGCACGAGACGGCGACGATCGACGGAAGCCTGTCGTTCGCGAACGATAACGCGAAGGCAACCGCGAAGATCGACGGGAACGTGACGGGTACGCAAGAGTAAGGTCGTCGGGCAACCAGTCGGACGGGAATCATCGGTAAGATCGAACAATGAGAAAAGCCAGCGGTGCAATTCAGTTGCGCCGTTGGTTTTTTTCGCGAAAAAATGCGCTCATTCGTGTAAATCGTTAATATTACTATTTACATTAAGGATATCAAGCGTTACAATCGACATCGTGGTTAATCGTAATTATTACAGATAAGGAGGACGAGAATCCGTCATGAATCCGAAGGAACAACGCATTCCCGTCACCGTGCTAAGCGGTTATTTGGGCTCGGGCAAGACGACGCTGTTAAACCATGTATTGAACAACCGCGAGGGGTTGAAGGTAGCGGTCATCGTCAACGACATGAGCGAGGTCAATATCGACGCGGCTCTCGTCGGCCGGGAGACGCAGTTGTCGCGAACCGAAGAGAAGCTGGTCGAGATGTCGAACGGCTGCATCTGCTGCACCCTTCGGGACGATCTCCTCCGGGAGGTCGAGCGTCTCGCGACGGAAGGAAGGTTCGATTATATTTTGATCGAATCGACCGGGATCGGCGAGCCGGTTCCGGTCGCGCAGACGTTCTCCTACGCGGACGAACAATCCGGCATCGATCTTTCCCGCTTCGCCAAGCTCGATTGCATGGTAACGGTCGTGGACGCGTACCGGTTCTGGCACGATTTCGCTTCGGGCGACAGCTTGTTGGAGCGTAATCAAGCCGCGGGGGAAGACGATACGCGATCGGTCGTAGACTTGTTGATCGATCAGATCGAATTTTGCGACGTGCTCG is a genomic window of Paenibacillus antri containing:
- a CDS encoding polymer-forming cytoskeletal protein; this translates as MKWFRGLLVGGLVIAVLSGCGTKEETAVPATEPTDAATSASIVNDAAAFTNAVGEKGTWIIAILNDVAVDQEVVVAGEFRDKGAADGEIYRKIALYAQDADHNITASYTLTVPKLTVKSENLRVQGGTIQGDVVVEAAGFHLHETATIDGSLSFANDNAKATAKIDGNVTGTQE